From Draconibacterium halophilum, one genomic window encodes:
- a CDS encoding VCBS repeat-containing protein: MRKLIAVIFPIAFILPFLITSCSKSPSTLFEIIPSSHSGIEFNNFIEEKDSMLIVSNGAGVGIGDFNNDGLQDIIFAGNKVSPRVYLNQGDFKFVDITNHLEGLTNNQWYSSVTINDINNDGWLDIYLTSTVGNTFEKRKNRLWVNNGIGENNIPSFTEKAEEYGIASSSASVDAAFLDYDLDGDLDLYVLNSNLVMRSSSAYRPKITDGSAQNNDILYRNNGDNTFTDISKEAGIVFERYGLGLAIGDVNRDNYPDIYVSNDYLTNDLLYINRGDGTFSNEIKKYLSFQTHSSMGNDMADVNNDGFLDIYTLDMLPQTYQKKKQTLNGFSSVIYMMNKRFDYEDQYIRNMLHLHNGFMNTEMLPFSEIGQYTQIYHTEWSWSPLFADYDNDGDKDLLVTNGYPKDMTDKDWAKMMALSQKNQSADINILDHLPEVKVPNLAFRNCGNLCFQKTDDWLPEIPSFSYGAAFGDLDNDGDLDYVTNNFNSNAFIYKNNSRERFPETSSFLRIKLEGTATNKMAIGAKVEVWQNDNYQFAEYFPSRGYASTVEPAVHFGLPLNAPADSVIVTWPSGQKRTKLTNLNPNKTINLREADAQPVGKKNLLPGTGELLFSQVDSILDYTHQQKNFIDFFLGQKIIPHKFSQIGPRIANGDLNGDGKQDIIIGSTNMLPTKVFFSSDNGFEETEIEGLTGFKKFSEAGFAIQDWDKDGDIDVAAVAGGLETRRESQTSDYLFLANNVNLSEKENDLRHYLYLNDGDRFIKQSLPVPPFIASVIVPLDYDKDGYTDLFIGSRVQKDRFPFAHESWLIRNNKGKFEALPESKLDLGMVTNAIVTDFDQDGWQDILVTREYNSILFLRNQEGKKLVPIEIDELEDKHGFWYAATSGDFDQDGDEDYILGNLGDNSQIEINPTNPMNLYAMDVDNNGIIEPIRTAYWENEKGKRTEYPVNYLDELTEQSTYFKKKFESYTAFSYADFDDIFDKKAKRSIHKKLYANTTSNYLLWNDNGIFRWEKLPTRLQLAPNTRFLVRDFNGDNYPDILLGGNDYTWEVGSGNYDANIGYLMLNKGKNKASGSFQFKVMGPSESGILLDGMIESLLYVTGEPNLIIAGFNRDKTKVFQSNIK; this comes from the coding sequence ATGAGAAAATTAATTGCAGTGATTTTCCCCATTGCTTTTATACTCCCCTTCCTAATCACGTCTTGTTCTAAATCTCCTTCCACGCTTTTCGAAATCATCCCTTCATCACATTCAGGAATTGAGTTCAATAATTTTATTGAAGAAAAAGACAGCATGCTTATTGTGAGTAATGGTGCCGGTGTTGGTATTGGCGATTTTAATAATGATGGCTTGCAAGACATCATTTTTGCCGGAAACAAAGTTTCGCCACGTGTTTACCTGAATCAGGGTGATTTTAAATTTGTAGACATTACTAATCATCTTGAAGGATTAACCAACAACCAGTGGTACAGCAGTGTTACGATAAACGACATTAATAACGACGGCTGGCTGGATATTTACCTGACTTCGACAGTTGGAAATACTTTCGAAAAAAGAAAAAACCGATTGTGGGTAAATAACGGTATCGGAGAAAATAATATACCCTCGTTTACCGAAAAAGCAGAAGAATATGGTATTGCCAGTTCATCAGCTTCAGTAGATGCAGCCTTTCTGGATTATGACCTGGACGGTGATCTTGACCTATATGTGCTTAACAGCAACCTGGTTATGCGATCTTCATCAGCCTACCGTCCTAAAATAACCGATGGTAGCGCACAAAATAACGACATTCTGTACCGGAACAATGGCGACAATACTTTTACCGATATTAGCAAAGAAGCAGGAATAGTATTTGAAAGATATGGTTTGGGGTTGGCAATTGGCGATGTAAACCGTGATAATTATCCGGATATTTATGTCTCAAATGATTACCTCACCAACGATCTTTTATATATTAACCGGGGAGATGGTACTTTCAGCAATGAAATTAAAAAATACCTCTCGTTCCAAACCCATTCATCAATGGGTAACGATATGGCGGATGTGAATAACGACGGCTTCCTGGATATCTATACACTCGACATGCTTCCGCAAACCTATCAAAAGAAAAAACAAACATTGAATGGTTTTAGCTCCGTTATTTATATGATGAATAAAAGGTTTGATTACGAAGACCAATACATCAGAAACATGCTTCATCTGCATAACGGTTTTATGAATACCGAAATGCTTCCATTCAGTGAAATTGGACAATACACTCAAATATATCATACAGAATGGAGTTGGTCTCCGTTATTTGCCGATTATGACAACGATGGCGACAAAGACCTCTTGGTTACCAATGGTTATCCGAAAGATATGACGGATAAAGATTGGGCAAAAATGATGGCATTAAGCCAAAAAAATCAGTCGGCCGATATAAATATTCTCGATCATTTACCCGAAGTTAAGGTACCAAATTTGGCATTCAGAAATTGCGGAAATCTGTGTTTCCAAAAAACCGATGATTGGTTGCCTGAAATTCCGTCCTTTTCTTACGGAGCTGCATTTGGGGATCTCGATAATGATGGGGATCTGGATTATGTGACAAATAATTTTAACTCGAATGCATTTATATATAAAAACAACTCTCGCGAACGCTTTCCCGAAACTTCCTCATTTTTGCGAATAAAATTGGAAGGAACAGCCACTAACAAAATGGCCATTGGTGCTAAAGTTGAAGTGTGGCAAAATGATAACTATCAATTCGCCGAGTATTTTCCATCGCGTGGTTACGCTTCAACAGTTGAGCCCGCCGTACATTTCGGGCTTCCGCTAAATGCACCGGCAGATTCGGTAATCGTTACCTGGCCTTCGGGACAAAAAAGAACGAAACTCACGAATTTAAATCCGAATAAAACGATAAATTTAAGGGAAGCGGATGCACAACCTGTAGGAAAGAAAAATCTTCTTCCCGGTACAGGAGAACTTCTTTTCTCTCAGGTAGACAGTATTTTGGATTATACCCATCAGCAAAAGAATTTCATTGATTTCTTTCTTGGACAGAAGATTATTCCTCATAAATTTTCTCAAATAGGACCACGTATTGCCAATGGCGATCTGAATGGTGATGGAAAACAGGATATTATTATCGGATCAACAAATATGCTTCCGACAAAAGTATTTTTTAGTAGCGACAATGGTTTTGAAGAAACCGAAATTGAAGGACTTACAGGATTTAAAAAATTCTCGGAAGCCGGTTTTGCTATTCAGGATTGGGATAAGGACGGAGACATAGATGTTGCCGCAGTTGCCGGTGGTTTGGAAACACGCAGAGAAAGCCAGACAAGTGATTATCTTTTTCTTGCCAACAACGTTAATCTTAGTGAAAAAGAGAACGACCTTCGGCATTATCTCTACCTGAACGACGGCGACAGATTTATAAAACAATCGTTGCCCGTTCCACCATTTATCGCTTCTGTAATTGTGCCTCTGGATTATGACAAGGATGGTTACACCGATCTTTTTATCGGTTCGCGCGTGCAGAAAGACCGGTTCCCTTTTGCACATGAATCGTGGCTCATTCGAAATAATAAAGGAAAATTTGAAGCCCTACCTGAATCAAAACTAGATTTGGGAATGGTAACCAACGCCATAGTTACTGATTTTGACCAGGACGGATGGCAAGACATTTTAGTAACGCGCGAATATAATTCAATACTTTTTTTAAGAAACCAGGAAGGAAAAAAACTGGTGCCTATTGAAATAGATGAACTTGAAGATAAACATGGATTCTGGTATGCTGCGACTTCTGGTGATTTTGATCAGGATGGAGATGAGGACTATATTTTGGGGAACCTGGGCGACAACAGCCAAATTGAAATTAACCCAACAAATCCAATGAACCTTTATGCCATGGATGTGGATAACAATGGAATTATTGAGCCGATTAGAACGGCCTACTGGGAAAACGAAAAAGGAAAAAGAACAGAATACCCGGTTAACTACCTCGATGAACTCACTGAACAATCAACCTACTTCAAAAAGAAGTTTGAAAGCTATACCGCTTTTAGCTATGCCGATTTTGATGATATTTTCGACAAAAAGGCAAAACGAAGCATTCACAAAAAACTTTATGCCAATACCACATCAAATTACTTATTGTGGAACGATAATGGAATTTTTCGTTGGGAAAAGCTGCCAACACGATTACAATTAGCACCAAATACCAGGTTTCTGGTAAGGGATTTTAATGGCGATAATTATCCCGATATTTTATTGGGGGGAAATGATTACACTTGGGAAGTTGGCTCCGGTAATTACGATGCAAACATTGGCTACCTGATGCTTAACAAAGGTAAAAATAAGGCTTCAGGTTCCTTTCAGTTTAAAGTTATGGGGCCATCGGAAAGTGGTATTCTACTTGATGGAATGATTGAATCGCTTTTATACGTAACTGGAGAACCCAACTTAATTATTGCTGGTTTTAATCGTGATAAAACAAAAGTTTTTCAATCGAATATAAAATAA
- a CDS encoding CRTAC1 family protein, translating to MVGNFLAFDPEYVSTQTPVMMPHPSEYKGQASFLYEQQRDGSFKDVTAQNNLYYPDSKCMGLTIFDYDKDGDLDIYQANDHQANYLFKYEDGTYKEVGIQSGVAVNTHGATTGSMHGTIGDIDNDGLIDILVGDLRYGALYKNRGNGFYRDVVESAGVSASLSGKGSWGTVFIDYDNDGDLDIISSNGTAEELILQYPVLLENDGMGHFTDVGKDLSSYFDSKRSGRGLAVVDYNNDGNMDVIVSHLDGDGSPTLLKNNGTNTNHWLGLQLIGQNGQASAVSARVEVTYGTTKRVFVNQWATTYLSNNDPRIHIGLGKTEKVDQVIIYWTNGEKEEYKDLNADRYLTIKEGTGIISE from the coding sequence ATGGTTGGAAATTTTCTGGCTTTCGACCCTGAATATGTTTCAACACAAACTCCTGTTATGATGCCACATCCGTCAGAATACAAAGGTCAGGCATCTTTTCTATACGAGCAGCAAAGAGATGGAAGTTTTAAAGATGTAACCGCACAAAATAATTTGTATTATCCTGATTCGAAATGTATGGGACTGACCATTTTTGATTACGATAAAGATGGAGATCTTGATATTTACCAGGCCAACGATCACCAGGCCAATTACCTGTTTAAATATGAAGATGGAACCTACAAAGAAGTTGGAATTCAATCGGGTGTAGCTGTGAATACACACGGTGCCACAACCGGCTCGATGCATGGAACAATTGGCGACATTGACAATGATGGTTTGATTGATATTCTTGTTGGAGATTTACGTTACGGAGCGCTGTATAAAAATCGGGGAAATGGTTTTTACCGGGATGTTGTCGAATCGGCTGGTGTATCGGCATCATTGTCGGGCAAAGGAAGCTGGGGAACAGTGTTTATTGATTACGATAACGATGGCGACCTGGATATAATCTCTTCTAACGGAACCGCGGAAGAATTGATTCTGCAATATCCTGTTCTCCTGGAAAACGATGGAATGGGACATTTCACAGATGTTGGTAAAGATCTCAGTTCTTATTTCGATTCTAAACGATCGGGCAGAGGACTGGCTGTGGTGGATTACAACAACGATGGAAATATGGATGTAATTGTTTCTCATCTTGATGGTGATGGAAGCCCAACCTTGTTAAAAAATAATGGAACGAATACCAACCACTGGCTGGGGCTTCAACTGATAGGACAAAATGGCCAGGCATCAGCTGTTTCAGCAAGAGTAGAAGTAACTTACGGAACCACAAAAAGGGTATTTGTTAATCAGTGGGCAACTACCTACCTTTCAAATAACGATCCGCGTATTCACATCGGATTAGGAAAAACGGAGAAGGTGGATCAGGTAATTATTTACTGGACGAACGGCGAAAAAGAGGAATATAAAGATTTGAATGCAGACCGGTATCTGACCATTAAGGAGGGAACTGGTATTATCTCAGAATAA